In the Brassica napus cultivar Da-Ae chromosome A7, Da-Ae, whole genome shotgun sequence genome, one interval contains:
- the LOC106356972 gene encoding outer envelope pore protein 21B, chloroplastic-like: METSLRYSKSLRIHAKEKLPFNSKTHLQLHGELDTGTGSPSYFSAMIRHLFPEALTGLGVGLHYDKRRKLRSHVRGKKEFPMGANKLVTFNVKGRCDFDQDFNQKNPIGAAEFAWNIMNFKEDQDVRIKVGYEVFNKVPYMQIRENNWTLNANMKGKWNLSVYHVKIKTNVFKII; the protein is encoded by the exons ATGGAGACGTCTCTGAGGTATTCGAAGTCTTTGAGAATCCATGCGAAGGAGAAGCTCCCTTTCAACTCCAAAACCCATTTGCAG CTTCATGGAGAGCTAGATACTGGAACTGGATCCCCTAGTTACTTCTCTGCCATGATCAGACACCTTTTCCCCGAG GCTTTAACAGGGTTAGGAGTAGGATTGCATTATGATAAGCGCCGCAAGCTCCGGTCTCATGTCCGCGGAAAAAAAGAGTTTCCTATGGGAGCTAATAAGCTTGTGACCTTTAATGTTAAAGGCCGGTGTGATTTTGATCAAGACTTCAATCAG AAGAATCCTATAGGAGCCGCAGAATTTGCCTGGAACATAATGAATTTTAAGGAAGATCAGGATGTACGAATCAAAGTTGGCTACGAAGTGTTTAATAAG GTTCCTTATATGCAGATTAGAGAAAACAATTGGACTCTTAACGCTAACATGAAGGGAAAATGGAACTTGAG CGTCTACCATGTGAAGATAAAGACGAATGTTTTCAAGATTATATAG
- the LOC106355729 gene encoding probable serine/threonine-protein kinase PBL22 isoform X1 — MSCFSCLDTRTHDMRINIDTVPYLTDDSSVGTRGDSIGARSKSGILVNGKVNSAKPGGGARSFTFKELAAATKNFREDNMIGKGGFGSVFKGRLYSGQVIQALCSIVLKHLKRCKKIYGNLNKTLQVVAIKQLNPNGHQGNQEFIVEVLMLSVFSHPNLVTLIGYCTSGAQRLLVYEYMPMGSLEDHLFDLEPTQKPLSWNTRMKIAVGAARGIEYLHCKISPSVIYRDLKSSNILLDKDFNPKLSDFGLAKVGPVGNRTHVSTRVMGTYGYCAPEYAMSGKLTIKSDIYCFGVVLLELVTGREAIDLNKPNGEQYLVSWARQYLSEPKKFGHLVDPLLRGNYPKKCLNYVIAITEMCLKEEANQRPTIGDVVVAFEYIAAQSKSYEARRVSRKSTDSDRSREETKQSF, encoded by the exons ATGAGCTGTTTCTCTTGTCTCGACACACGAACCCATGACATGAGAATCAACATTGATACCGTTCCTTACCTAACCGATGATTCCTCAG TTGGCACAAGAGGCGATTCAATAGGAGCAAGGTCCAAATCTGGCATTTTAG TTAATGGGAAAGTGAATAGCGCTAAACCCGGCGGTGGCGCACGGAGTTTCACGTTCAAGGAGTTAGCCGCCGCAACCAAGAACTTCCGGGAGGATAACATGATCGGAAAAGGAGGGTTCGGTAGTGTCTTCAAGGGACGTTTATATTCAGGACAGGTGATTCAAGCTCTCTGTTCTATAGTTCTAAAACATCTGAAACGTTGTAAGAAAATTTATGGGAACTTGAATAAAACGTTACAGGTGGTGGCTATCAAGCAACTAAACCCAAATGGGCATCAAGGAAATCAAGAGTTCATAGTCGAGGTTCTCATGCTTAGTGTCTTCAGCCATCCAAACTTAGTAACTTTAATTGGTTACTGTACTTCTGGTGCTCAAAGACTTCTTGTTTATGAATACATGCCAATGGGTAGCTTAGAAGATCATCTCTTTG ATCTTGAGCCTACTCAGAAACCTCTAAGCTGGAATACTCGAATGAAAATCGCTGTTGGTGCAGCTCGTGGCATCGAGTATCTTCATTGTAAAATAAGCCCATCCGTGATATACCGTGACTTGAAATCTTCAAACATTCTGTTAGATAAAGACTTTAACCCTAAACTCTCTGACTTTGGACTTGCTAAAGTCGGTCCTGTCGGTAACCGGACACATGTGTCTACTCGTGTCATGGGTACTTACGGATACTGTGCTCCCGAGTACGCAATGAGCGGAAAGTTAACCATTAAATCGGATATCTACTGCTTCGGTGTTGTGTTGCTTGAGCTGGTTACTGGTAGGGAGGCTATTGATTTGAATAAACCAAATGGAGAACAATATCTTGTTTCTTGG GCTCGACAGTATCTCAGCGAACCTAAAAAATTCGGACATCTAGTGGACCCGTTGCTGCGTGGAAATTACCCAAAGAAGTGTCTTAACTACGTGATTGCCATTACAGAGATGTGTTTGAAGGAGGAAGCTAATCAACGACCGACAATAGGAGATGTTGTGGTGGCATTTGAGTATATAGCTGCTCAGAGCAAATCTTATGAAGCTAGAAGAGTGTCTCGCAAGTCTACTGACTCTGACCGGTCAAGAGAGGAAACAAAACAGAGTTTCTAA
- the LOC106355729 gene encoding probable serine/threonine-protein kinase PBL22 isoform X2 — translation MSCFSCLDTRTHDMRINIDTVPYLTDDSSVGTRGDSIGARSKSGILVNGKVNSAKPGGGARSFTFKELAAATKNFREDNMIGKGGFGSVFKGRLYSGQVVAIKQLNPNGHQGNQEFIVEVLMLSVFSHPNLVTLIGYCTSGAQRLLVYEYMPMGSLEDHLFDLEPTQKPLSWNTRMKIAVGAARGIEYLHCKISPSVIYRDLKSSNILLDKDFNPKLSDFGLAKVGPVGNRTHVSTRVMGTYGYCAPEYAMSGKLTIKSDIYCFGVVLLELVTGREAIDLNKPNGEQYLVSWARQYLSEPKKFGHLVDPLLRGNYPKKCLNYVIAITEMCLKEEANQRPTIGDVVVAFEYIAAQSKSYEARRVSRKSTDSDRSREETKQSF, via the exons ATGAGCTGTTTCTCTTGTCTCGACACACGAACCCATGACATGAGAATCAACATTGATACCGTTCCTTACCTAACCGATGATTCCTCAG TTGGCACAAGAGGCGATTCAATAGGAGCAAGGTCCAAATCTGGCATTTTAG TTAATGGGAAAGTGAATAGCGCTAAACCCGGCGGTGGCGCACGGAGTTTCACGTTCAAGGAGTTAGCCGCCGCAACCAAGAACTTCCGGGAGGATAACATGATCGGAAAAGGAGGGTTCGGTAGTGTCTTCAAGGGACGTTTATATTCAGGACAG GTGGTGGCTATCAAGCAACTAAACCCAAATGGGCATCAAGGAAATCAAGAGTTCATAGTCGAGGTTCTCATGCTTAGTGTCTTCAGCCATCCAAACTTAGTAACTTTAATTGGTTACTGTACTTCTGGTGCTCAAAGACTTCTTGTTTATGAATACATGCCAATGGGTAGCTTAGAAGATCATCTCTTTG ATCTTGAGCCTACTCAGAAACCTCTAAGCTGGAATACTCGAATGAAAATCGCTGTTGGTGCAGCTCGTGGCATCGAGTATCTTCATTGTAAAATAAGCCCATCCGTGATATACCGTGACTTGAAATCTTCAAACATTCTGTTAGATAAAGACTTTAACCCTAAACTCTCTGACTTTGGACTTGCTAAAGTCGGTCCTGTCGGTAACCGGACACATGTGTCTACTCGTGTCATGGGTACTTACGGATACTGTGCTCCCGAGTACGCAATGAGCGGAAAGTTAACCATTAAATCGGATATCTACTGCTTCGGTGTTGTGTTGCTTGAGCTGGTTACTGGTAGGGAGGCTATTGATTTGAATAAACCAAATGGAGAACAATATCTTGTTTCTTGG GCTCGACAGTATCTCAGCGAACCTAAAAAATTCGGACATCTAGTGGACCCGTTGCTGCGTGGAAATTACCCAAAGAAGTGTCTTAACTACGTGATTGCCATTACAGAGATGTGTTTGAAGGAGGAAGCTAATCAACGACCGACAATAGGAGATGTTGTGGTGGCATTTGAGTATATAGCTGCTCAGAGCAAATCTTATGAAGCTAGAAGAGTGTCTCGCAAGTCTACTGACTCTGACCGGTCAAGAGAGGAAACAAAACAGAGTTTCTAA
- the LOC106353556 gene encoding probable serine/threonine-protein kinase PIX13, giving the protein MGNCCPGGSSSVRHEQSPVSTKPLSVVKNIQDPVKIKLPPPLVAMPPARGLKPKFPAAVPGRPTRPVYNPPREKQREKTRSVDSPPLKPVEKLGIGKKAVPPSGKIVTPSLKMFSLADLKTATKNFRPESMIGEGGFGQVFKGWLEEKTLAPSRAGVGIPVAVKKSNPDSAQGLHEWQCEVRFLGKFHHPNLVKLLGYCWEENQFLLVYEYLPKGSLENHLFSKGEALTWDTRLKIAIEAAQGLTFLHNSEKSVIYRDFKASNILLDSNFHAKLSDFGLAKNGPINGFSHVTTRVMGTQGYAAPEYMATGHLYVRSDVYGFGVVLLELLTGLRALDPTRPSAQQNLVEWAKPVLTQKKKIQKMMDPRLEHKYPILAVTRTAALILRCLEADPKNRPPMDDVLRELEIVRTIRDELREERRKRSGGGSDHNNRVNGYGLPHVRRTGRTG; this is encoded by the exons ATGGGGAACTGTTGTCCTGGCGGATCTTCTAGTGTTCGACATGAACAGAGCCCTGTCTCCACCAAGCCCCTCTCAG TGGTGAAAAATATTCAAGATCcagtaaaaataaaacttcccCCGCCGTTGGTGGCGATGCCCCCAGCTAGGGGTTTGAAACCAAAGTTTCCAGCGGCGGTACCAGGACGGCCAACGAGACCCGTCTATAACCCCCCGCGTGAGAAGCAACGGGAGAAGACAAGATCCGTAGATAGTCCACCATTAAAGCCGGTGGAGAAACTAGGTATAGGTAAAAAGGCAGTGCCGCCGAGCGGGAAGATAGTGACGCCGAGTCTAAAAATGTTTTCATTAGCGGATCTTAAGACGGCGACAAAGAATTTCCGACCGGAGTCGATGATCGGAGAAGGTGGATTTGGACAGGTGTTCAAAGGATGGCTGGAAGAGAAGACGTTAGCTCCGTCGAGGGCCGGCGTCGGAATACCAGTAGCCGTAAAGAAATCAAACCCTGATAGTGCTCAAGGCTTGCATGAATGGCAG TGTGAAGTGAGATTCTTAGGGAAGTTTCATCATCCAAATCTGGTCAAGCTCTTAGGTTACTGCTGGGAAGAGAATCAGTTCCTATTGGTTTACGAGTATTTGCCTAAAGGAAGCCTTGAGAATCACCTCTTCTCAA AAGGAGAGGCGTTGACATGGGATACACGTTTGAAAATTGCCATTGAAGCAGCTCAAGGACTTACTTTTTTGCATAACTCAGAAAAGAGTGTTATTTACAGAGACTTCAAGGCTtcaaacattcttcttgattCG AACTTCCACGCCAAGCTTTCTGACTTCGGTCTAGCCAAAAATGGTCCGATTAATGGATTCTCCCACGTGACCACACGTGTCATGGGCACACAAGGTTACGCAGCTCCCGAATACATGGCTACAG GTCATTTATATGTGAGAAGTGATGTTTACGGGTTTGGAGTGGTACTCCTAGAGTTATTAACCGGTCTAAGAGCACTAGACCCAACCCGACCATCTGCACAACAGAACCTCGTGGAATGGGCTAAACCGGTTCTGACTCAGAAAAAGAAGATTCAGAAAATGATGGACCCACGTCTCGAGCACAAGTATCCAATTTTGGCAGTGACCAGAACCGCTGCACTAATTCTACGGTGTCTCGAGGCTGATCCGAAGAACCGACCGCCCATGGACGATGTGCTTAGAGAGTTAGAAATCGTGAGGACTATCAGAGACGAACTAAGAGAAGAGAGGCGTAAACGTAGCGGTGGTGGTTCAGATCATAATAACCGTGTTAATGGATATGGATTACCGCACGTCCGTAGAACTGGCCGCACCGGATAG
- the LOC106356970 gene encoding cyclin-B2-4-like, whose translation MVGSDENKHGVVGPMNPRNGQTRRALSNINKNIIRAPLYPCAVNKRPLSQKNGVCHKKIPPVPVHRPITRKFAAQLAENKPQIHKQQETKQSDSIDRIITDVEEEDGDFHEPMFVQHTESILDEIDTMEGIEMEEEEEEETVMDIDSSDKNNPLAVVEYINDIYDFYKNNECRSCVPPSYMENQPDINERMRGILVDWLIEVHYKFELMEETLYLTINLIDRFLAVTQHVPRKKLQLVGVTAMLLACKYEEVSVPVVDDLIVISDKAYTRREVLDMEKLMANTLQFNFCLPTPYVFMRRFLKAAQSDKKVELLSFFIIELCLVEYEMLQYAPSQLAASAIYTAQSTLKGFEEWSKTCEFYTGYTEEKLMECSRKMVGLHHKAGTGKLTGVYRKYNTSKFGYAARTEPAGFLLL comes from the exons ATGGTTGGATCGGACGAGAACAAACACGGAGTTGTTGGACCCATGAATCCGAGGAATGGGCAGACACGAAGAGCACTCAGTAACATAAACAAGAACATCATCCGAGCTCCTCTTTATCCCTGCGCTGTCAACAAGAGACCATTGTCCCA GAAAAATGGGGTATGCCACAAGAAGATTCCACCTGTTCCTGTGCATCGACCAATCACAAG GAAGTTTGCTGCTCAATTAGCTGAGAACAAACCCCAAATCCATAAACAACAG GAAACCAAGCAATCAGACTCGATCGATAGAATCATAACagatgttgaagaagaagatggagactTTCACGAGCCAATGTTTGTTCAACACACTGAATCCATCCTTGATGAAATCGACACAATG GAGGGTATTgaaatggaagaagaagaagaagaagagactgtGATGGATATAGATAGCTCTGACAAGAACAATCCTCTAGCTGTAGTTGAATACATCAATGACATATATGACTTCTACAAGAACAATGAG TGTCGTAGCTGCGTGCCGCCTAGCTACATGGAGAATCAACCTGACATTAACGAGAGGATGAGAGGCATCCTTGttgattggttgattgag GTACATTACAAGTTTGAGCTGATGGAAGAGACCCTTTACCTCACAATCAACCTCATCGACAGGTTTCTCGCGGTTACTCAACATGTCCCAAGGAAAAAGCTTCAGCTTGTTGGTGTAACAGCTATGTTACTCGCTTGCAAATACGAAGAAGTTTCAGTTCCTGTTGTTGATGATCTCATCGTGATCTCTGACAAAGCTTACACAAGGAGAGAAGTTCTTGACATG GAGAAGTTAATGGCGAATACATTGCAGTTCAACTTCTGTCTGCCAACTCCTTATGTGTTCATGAGGAGGTTTCTCAAAGCTGCACAATCTGATAAAAAG GTGGAGCTTCTATCGTTCTTTATTATCGAGCTTTGCTTAGTTGAGTACGAGATGCTGCAGTACGCTCCTTCTCAGTTAGCTGCTTCAGCGATCTACACTGCTCAGTCCACTCTTAAAGGATTTGAGGAGTGGAGCAAGACCTGCGAGTTCTACACAGGCTACACTGAAGAAAAGCTTAT GGAATGTTCGAGGAAGATGGTTGGCTTGCATCACAAGGCGGGGACAGGGAAGCTAACAGGTGTTTACAGGAAATACAACACATCCAAGTTTGGCTATGCTGCAAGAACTGAACCTGCTGGGTTTCTTCTCCTGTAA
- the LOC106356969 gene encoding uncharacterized protein LOC106356969 — MYVAKRVSDVDHRLLLVLIIPSVSLLFLLSLSTLTLDPLPSLAPLRNLIHTNTLTATTATSDPRRGKRDELVSSKMAVCLVGGARRFELTGPSIIEKILRVYPNADLFLNSPLDHNSFKLSLLKDSPRLAWVRIFEPKPIVETKSMVRVLTPMHSPNGIKGLLQYFSLVEGCITMIKAYQTENNFTYDWIVRTRVDGYWSDSLDPEYFKPGQYLVPPGSSYGGLNDRFGVGDLNTSTVALSRLSLIPDLDSAGKTNLNSESAFKAQLTTHRVPYVTKPLPFCIMSDRTYEFPPSKYGVPVAAISSSGPLNGAKCRPCTVACKGSCVAEVMGKLRRGWSWTEWKHGTMELCDARGEWEEGWEKVFDGVAGEKFACARKRVGDLDMRRCVEEFEEMRGLAVKWEAPASEHICKLGLRTK, encoded by the exons ATGTACGTCGCCAAGAGAGTCTCCGACGTAGATCACCGTCTCCTCCTTGTCCTCATAATCCCTTCTGTATCCCTCCTCTTCTTACTGTCTCTATCTACCCTCACTCTTGATCCTCTTCCTTCTCTCGCCCCTCTTCGTAACCTAATCCACACTAATACCCTAACCGCCACCACCGCAACCTCCGATCCACGGCGGGGGAAGAGGGATGAGTTGGTGAGTTCGAAGATGGCGGTGTGTTTGGTTGGAGGAGCGAGGCGGTTCGAGTTAACCGGACCGTCGATCATTGAGAAGATCCTTAGGGTTTATCCTAATGCTGATTTGTTTCTGAACAGTCCTCTCGATCATAACTCTTTCAAGCTGAGTTTGCTTAAGGACTCGCCGAGGCTCGCGTGGGTTCGTATCTTTGAGCCTAAACCGATCGTTGAGACTAAGTCGATGGTTCGAGTACTCACGCCCATGCATTCTCCCAATGGGATTAAG GGCTTATTACAGTACTTCAGTCTCGTAGAAGGCTGTATTACGATGATTAAGGCATACCAAACCGAGAATAACTTCACTTACGACTGGATAGTCCGAACCCGTGTTGACGGATACTGGTCCGACTCTCTCGACCCGGAATACTTCAAACCGGGTCAGTACCTAGTCCCACCTGGATCCTCTTACGGTGGCCTCAACGACCGCTTCGGCGTCGGCGATCTCAACACCTCCACGGTGGCTCTCTCTCGCCTCTCTCTCATCCCCGACCTTGACTCAGCCGGTAAAACTAATCTCAACTCCGAATCCGCCTTCAAGGCTCAGCTCACAACTCACCGTGTGCCTTACGTAACCAAACCTCTCCCCTTTTGCATCATGTCCGACCGAACCTACGAGTTCCCTCCGTCTAAGTACGGAGTTCCCGTCGCTGCGATCTCAAGCAGCGGACCGTTGAACGGTGCTAAGTGCCGGCCGTGTACGGTGGCGTGCAAGGGTTCGTGTGTGGCGGAAGTAATGGGAAAGCTGAGGAGAGGGTGGAGTTGGACGGAGTGGAAGCACGGGACGATGGAGCTGTGCGACGCACGTGGGGAGTGGGAGGAAGGTTGGGAGAAGGTGTTTGATGGAGTCGCCGGCGAGAAATTCGCATGTGCGAGGAAACGAGTCGGAGATTTGGATATGAGGAGATGTGTGGAAGAGTTTGAAGAGATGAGAGGGTTGGCTGTTAAGTGGGAAGCTCCCGCCTCTGAGCACATTTGTAAGTTGGGCTTAAGAACCAAATAG